One segment of Syntrophorhabdaceae bacterium DNA contains the following:
- a CDS encoding response regulator, whose protein sequence is MREKKKEISFKGYRESERRSERLLVVDDEPQIRELLSDYFGTMGYMVSTARDGEEALSKFEPGLFDCVISDIAMPKIDGKELLKRLRAKDATVPFLVITGFPSVEGAVETIKGGAFDYVTKPLHVEDLLIKVERALYTRQLESSVKASGERLRRLMTIIPVILALAVVLGIVWKQF, encoded by the coding sequence ATGAGAGAAAAAAAGAAGGAAATATCGTTCAAAGGGTATAGAGAATCTGAGCGACGGAGCGAACGGCTCCTCGTGGTGGATGACGAGCCGCAGATAAGGGAACTTCTCTCCGATTACTTCGGGACCATGGGATATATGGTCAGCACGGCGAGAGACGGCGAAGAGGCGCTTTCGAAATTCGAACCCGGCCTTTTTGACTGCGTGATCTCCGATATCGCCATGCCGAAGATCGACGGCAAGGAGCTCCTGAAGCGGCTTCGGGCAAAAGACGCCACCGTCCCTTTTCTGGTCATCACGGGATTTCCGAGCGTGGAAGGCGCGGTGGAGACTATCAAGGGGGGCGCCTTTGATTACGTGACCAAGCCCCTGCACGTCGAGGACCTGCTCATAAAGGTGGAGCGGGCGCTCTACACGAGGCAGCTTGAAAGCTCCGTGAAAGCGAGCGGAGAGCGGCTCAGGCGGCTCATGACGATCATCCCCGTGATCCTCGCCCTGGCCGTCGTCCTGGGGATTGTGTGGAAGCAGTTCTAA
- a CDS encoding MFS transporter has product MNKNTAGRHFFYGWYIVIAAFVILFFNSGARYAFGVMFKPIIGEFGWSRGAVSLVFFVNMVVFAISLFVVGKLYDRYGPKWVIIISTIFISVGFIMTSFMNSIVQFFFSYGILAAFGIAGTAVPLMATLTSKWFDRWRGMAISASLSGNSIGQFALVPLMSLFALNFGWRSSYFYIGIVMLVVNIILAIFVIKGDPAQLGLKPFGYVEKKPVETPEAGTAPVLPDEDMNLKQAMGTSSFWIFAGVMFICGGGDYFATTHLIPLATDYGISPMTAGNMLGLYGLMSLAGILIAGPAADFIGSKIPIILTFVLRVFLFAMVLKFKSVTSLYVFALAFGFTHLITAPLTPMLVGKLYGVRHLGILTGVINTAHFLGAGFWPYAAGVIFDITGTYQIAFAFLAVMAFVAAVSMLFLKERRHFVAQPAGR; this is encoded by the coding sequence TTGAATAAAAACACGGCCGGTCGTCATTTCTTTTATGGTTGGTATATAGTCATTGCCGCCTTCGTGATCCTTTTCTTCAACTCCGGGGCGCGCTACGCCTTCGGGGTGATGTTCAAGCCGATCATAGGGGAGTTCGGCTGGAGCCGCGGCGCGGTCTCTCTCGTCTTCTTCGTGAATATGGTGGTCTTCGCCATATCCCTTTTTGTCGTGGGGAAACTCTACGACCGGTACGGACCCAAATGGGTCATCATCATCTCGACAATTTTTATCTCCGTGGGATTCATAATGACCTCTTTTATGAACTCCATAGTCCAGTTCTTCTTCTCCTATGGCATTCTCGCCGCCTTCGGAATAGCGGGGACTGCCGTTCCGCTCATGGCGACCCTCACGAGCAAATGGTTCGACAGGTGGCGCGGTATGGCGATAAGCGCATCCCTTTCGGGAAACTCGATAGGCCAATTCGCCCTGGTCCCGCTCATGAGCCTCTTCGCCCTCAACTTCGGCTGGCGGTCGTCCTATTTCTATATCGGGATCGTCATGCTGGTGGTCAATATCATACTGGCAATCTTCGTGATCAAAGGAGATCCCGCGCAGCTCGGACTGAAGCCCTTCGGCTACGTGGAAAAGAAGCCGGTCGAGACGCCGGAGGCCGGAACAGCTCCCGTTCTGCCCGATGAGGACATGAACCTCAAGCAGGCCATGGGAACCTCTTCATTCTGGATTTTCGCGGGGGTGATGTTCATCTGCGGGGGAGGTGATTATTTCGCCACCACCCACCTCATACCCCTGGCCACCGATTACGGTATCTCTCCCATGACGGCAGGCAACATGCTCGGTCTCTACGGCCTCATGAGCCTGGCGGGAATACTCATCGCCGGGCCTGCAGCGGATTTCATCGGGAGCAAGATCCCCATCATCCTCACCTTCGTGCTGAGGGTCTTCCTCTTCGCAATGGTCCTGAAATTCAAGAGCGTGACGAGCCTCTATGTCTTCGCCCTTGCCTTCGGCTTTACCCACCTCATTACCGCACCTCTCACTCCCATGCTCGTGGGAAAGCTCTACGGTGTGCGCCACCTGGGCATCCTGACTGGCGTCATCAATACCGCCCATTTCCTCGGCGCAGGGTTCTGGCCTTACGCCGCGGGTGTCATTTTCGACATTACGGGAACCTATCAAATAGCCTTCGCATTCCTTGCGGTCATGGCCTTTGTGGCCGCGGTGAGCATGCTGTTCCTCAAGGAGAGGAGACATTTTGTGGCGCAGCCCGCGGGCCGCTGA
- a CDS encoding nucleotide sugar dehydrogenase, which produces MELLDKIASREAKIGVIGLGYVGLPLVIEFHKAGFQVTGFDIDDKKVTALREQRCYIKHIDIAPLFAPPPDASPASHGFQATSDFSLLTGMDAILICVPTPLNKNREPDMTYVFNTAKMIGQYLREGQLIILESTTYPGTTDEDMRAILEKSGLKAGKDFCLAFSPEREDPANKHFNLRTTPKVVGGFSATCLKAAKALYDTVVDRTVPVSSTRAAEATKLLENIYRAVNIALVNEMKMLFDKMDIDIWEVIEAAGTKPFGFHAFYPGPGLGGHCIPIDPFYLTWKAREYDFATRFIELAGEINRSMPDYVVGKIAHALNEINKTVKGSRILVAGLAYKADVDDDRESPSYAVMAKLEAKGAFVFYNDPYFPSIRQNREFPQFAGRTSTEITSKFDLVVILTPHDRYRTIDFGSLGIPIVDTRNIVKKGNPMIYPA; this is translated from the coding sequence GTGGAGCTACTCGACAAGATCGCGTCACGCGAAGCAAAAATAGGGGTAATCGGCCTGGGATACGTGGGCCTGCCTCTTGTCATTGAATTTCATAAAGCGGGCTTCCAGGTAACGGGCTTCGATATAGACGACAAAAAGGTCACTGCCCTCCGGGAACAAAGATGCTATATCAAGCATATAGATATCGCGCCCCTTTTCGCCCCGCCTCCAGACGCATCACCCGCATCACACGGATTTCAGGCCACTTCAGATTTCTCGTTGCTGACGGGTATGGACGCCATTCTCATCTGCGTGCCTACTCCGCTCAACAAAAACCGCGAGCCCGATATGACCTATGTATTCAATACGGCGAAGATGATCGGCCAGTACCTCCGGGAGGGGCAGCTTATCATCCTGGAATCGACCACCTATCCGGGGACCACGGACGAGGACATGAGGGCCATATTGGAGAAGTCGGGACTGAAGGCGGGAAAGGATTTTTGCCTCGCCTTTTCGCCCGAGCGGGAGGACCCGGCGAATAAGCATTTCAACTTGAGAACCACGCCGAAAGTAGTGGGGGGATTCAGCGCCACATGCCTTAAGGCGGCGAAGGCCCTTTACGACACGGTCGTCGATCGGACGGTGCCGGTTTCGTCCACCAGGGCGGCCGAGGCGACGAAGCTCCTCGAGAACATCTACCGGGCGGTCAACATCGCCCTGGTCAACGAGATGAAGATGCTCTTCGATAAAATGGACATCGACATATGGGAAGTGATCGAGGCGGCCGGGACGAAACCCTTCGGCTTCCATGCCTTTTATCCCGGTCCGGGGCTGGGCGGCCACTGCATCCCGATCGATCCTTTCTACCTTACCTGGAAGGCGCGGGAATACGACTTCGCGACCCGTTTCATCGAGCTCGCAGGGGAGATCAACCGTTCCATGCCCGACTACGTGGTGGGAAAGATTGCCCATGCGTTAAATGAGATCAATAAGACCGTGAAGGGTTCGAGGATTCTCGTTGCCGGCCTTGCCTATAAAGCCGACGTGGACGATGACCGGGAATCTCCGTCCTATGCCGTGATGGCCAAGCTGGAAGCCAAAGGGGCATTCGTCTTCTATAACGACCCCTATTTTCCGTCGATACGTCAAAACCGAGAATTTCCGCAGTTCGCGGGCAGGACCTCGACGGAGATTACCTCGAAGTTCGACCTCGTGGTGATCCTGACGCCTCATGACCGCTATCGGACGATCGACTTCGGGTCCTTGGGCATTCCCATCGTGGATACGAGAAATATAGTCAAAAAAGGCAACCCGATGATTTACCCGGCTTGA
- a CDS encoding NADH-quinone oxidoreductase subunit N, with the protein MTLDNLYSLMPLALVAAAIVAALLASAARRGRGPVLSITIGGLLCALVAIPFVSLRPPYERLIAPLLIMDDYTLFLAGLLLFASLAVSLVSRNYLKIRKSGTDEFYILQLISTLGAMVVVASDHFAAFFLGLEALTVPLYGLIAYSSSGKKGVEAGIKYLILSSVSSSFLLFGMALLYARLGVMEFSGVARLIFSFSIDPMLWAGIMMMITGIGFKLAIVPFHMWTPDVYEGAPAPVTAFIATVSKGAVFALLLRFFINIDFSAHAALFGVFALLAVASMFTGNLLALFQDNVKRLLAYSSIAHFGYILVAFLSMGSLRVGAILFYLAQYFVTTVAAFSIIGLLSTGPEEKTSIEDYKGLYSRHPWLAGAFTLTLLSLAGMPLTAGFMAKFFVITAGMSSALVYLVLALLINSAIGLFYYLRVAAALFAAPFGIAEGPLPKVSRLSCFVIAVLAALLIFWGILPSSLIDMVFGMGAAA; encoded by the coding sequence GTGACCCTCGATAATCTCTATTCCCTTATGCCCCTTGCTCTCGTGGCCGCCGCGATTGTGGCCGCCCTTTTGGCGAGCGCCGCGAGGAGAGGCCGCGGACCGGTACTTTCAATCACGATCGGAGGTCTTCTATGCGCCCTCGTGGCGATCCCTTTTGTTTCTTTGCGCCCCCCTTATGAACGCCTCATTGCACCCCTTCTCATCATGGACGATTATACGCTCTTTCTTGCGGGCCTCCTCCTTTTCGCCTCCCTCGCCGTCTCCCTCGTCTCGCGAAATTATTTGAAAATCCGGAAATCCGGCACTGATGAGTTCTATATCCTTCAACTCATCTCCACCCTGGGCGCCATGGTAGTGGTTGCAAGCGACCATTTCGCCGCTTTTTTCCTGGGCCTCGAGGCCCTCACGGTCCCCCTCTACGGACTGATCGCCTACTCTTCCTCGGGAAAAAAGGGGGTCGAGGCCGGCATCAAGTACCTCATCCTCTCATCGGTTTCCTCGTCGTTCCTGCTCTTCGGGATGGCCCTTCTTTATGCACGGCTGGGTGTAATGGAGTTCTCGGGGGTTGCCCGCCTGATCTTTTCTTTTTCAATCGATCCCATGCTTTGGGCGGGAATCATGATGATGATCACGGGGATAGGGTTCAAACTGGCCATCGTACCCTTTCACATGTGGACGCCCGACGTATATGAAGGCGCCCCGGCGCCGGTGACCGCCTTCATTGCCACCGTTTCGAAGGGAGCCGTATTCGCCCTCCTGCTCCGGTTCTTCATCAACATCGATTTCTCGGCCCATGCCGCCCTTTTCGGCGTTTTCGCGCTCCTGGCCGTGGCCTCGATGTTCACGGGAAATCTTCTCGCCCTCTTTCAGGACAATGTGAAGCGCCTTCTCGCATACTCCTCCATCGCTCATTTCGGCTACATTCTGGTCGCTTTCTTATCTATGGGATCTTTGAGGGTTGGGGCGATCCTCTTCTATCTCGCCCAATATTTCGTGACCACCGTCGCCGCCTTTTCCATTATCGGCCTACTCTCCACGGGCCCGGAGGAGAAGACCTCGATCGAGGACTATAAGGGGCTCTATTCCCGCCATCCCTGGCTTGCAGGCGCTTTTACCCTTACCCTGCTTTCTCTCGCGGGCATGCCGCTGACCGCCGGTTTCATGGCCAAATTTTTCGTGATCACGGCAGGCATGAGCTCGGCACTCGTCTATCTTGTGCTTGCCCTGTTGATAAACAGCGCGATCGGCCTCTTTTATTACCTTCGCGTCGCGGCTGCCCTGTTTGCGGCGCCATTTGGAATTGCGGAGGGGCCGCTGCCGAAGGTCTCCCGGCTCAGTTGTTTTGTCATCGCGGTGCTCGCGGCGCTTCTGATTTTCTGGGGAATTCTGCCGTCGTCACTCATCGACATGGTCTTCGGCATGGGCGCGGCCGCATGA
- a CDS encoding NADH-quinone oxidoreductase subunit M, producing the protein MIPTLFILIPGVAGVLCGAAGRLGSLWPRWIALVTLLSECAGGIIWWISSPGKTGTGLWLAETRADWLPGLGVTFHLAIDGISLLLVLLTSLLGAVAVVSSWKGITERVGFFHFNLLFCLTGVIGVFLALDLFLFYFFWEMMLIPMYFIIALWGHERRFFGAVKFFIFTHAGGLLMLAAIISLVFLNGAQTGRYSFDYPDLLHTSLPASIELALFLAFAAAFLVKLAAPPFHSWLPDAHTEAPTGGSIILAGLLLKTGAYGMIRFAVPFFPGAADLCAPAGMVLAVAGIIYGALLAFSQTDLKRLIAYTSISHMGFVLLGIFAWNGLALQGVMLQIVCHGLSTGALFLLAGALEERTGTREMSRMGGLWRTAPRMGGVGLFFALASLALPGLGNFIAEFLILLGTYSESVTFTAIAASGMAAAVIYALSFVSRTFFGGLREGTHADDLSAREMAPFALLVLLILWIGIYPQTLVNSTRTSLDNLVQSTKEPLKVRNEIASKEVPEAGKVRRVSAVVREVYRDPR; encoded by the coding sequence ATGATTCCCACACTCTTCATCCTTATCCCCGGGGTGGCAGGTGTTCTTTGCGGGGCCGCAGGCAGACTGGGAAGTCTCTGGCCACGCTGGATCGCCTTGGTCACCCTGCTCTCGGAGTGCGCGGGGGGCATCATATGGTGGATCTCCTCCCCGGGCAAAACGGGAACGGGGCTCTGGCTCGCGGAGACGAGGGCTGATTGGCTTCCGGGCCTCGGCGTCACCTTCCATCTTGCAATCGACGGCATCAGCCTCCTACTGGTACTCCTTACTTCTTTACTGGGGGCAGTCGCCGTAGTCTCATCGTGGAAAGGGATTACGGAGCGGGTGGGTTTTTTCCATTTCAATCTTCTCTTCTGCCTGACGGGCGTGATAGGGGTGTTTCTCGCCCTCGACCTGTTCCTCTTTTATTTTTTCTGGGAGATGATGCTTATTCCCATGTATTTCATCATTGCCCTTTGGGGACACGAGCGCCGGTTCTTCGGGGCAGTCAAATTCTTTATCTTCACCCATGCGGGTGGCCTGCTTATGCTCGCTGCCATCATTAGTCTCGTATTTCTTAATGGGGCCCAGACGGGCCGTTATTCTTTTGATTACCCCGACCTGCTTCACACTTCCCTTCCGGCAAGCATCGAGCTCGCCCTATTCCTTGCCTTCGCCGCCGCCTTTCTTGTGAAGCTCGCCGCCCCGCCCTTTCATTCGTGGCTCCCTGACGCACATACGGAGGCGCCCACCGGGGGCAGTATCATTCTCGCGGGCCTGCTCCTGAAGACAGGCGCATACGGCATGATCCGCTTTGCGGTGCCCTTCTTTCCGGGTGCGGCGGATTTGTGCGCTCCGGCGGGGATGGTGCTCGCGGTAGCAGGCATCATTTACGGCGCGTTGCTGGCCTTCTCGCAAACGGATTTAAAGCGTCTTATCGCATACACGAGCATCAGCCATATGGGATTTGTGCTTCTCGGTATTTTTGCCTGGAATGGGCTTGCCCTGCAGGGGGTGATGCTCCAGATTGTCTGTCACGGGTTGAGCACCGGTGCGCTCTTTCTTCTCGCCGGGGCGCTGGAGGAACGGACAGGGACGCGCGAGATGTCACGGATGGGCGGCCTCTGGAGAACGGCCCCGCGCATGGGAGGAGTCGGGCTTTTCTTTGCCCTCGCATCGCTGGCCCTTCCCGGTCTGGGCAATTTCATCGCCGAGTTCCTCATACTCCTCGGGACCTACAGTGAAAGCGTCACCTTTACCGCGATCGCAGCTTCCGGCATGGCGGCCGCGGTAATTTACGCCCTCAGTTTCGTGAGCCGCACTTTTTTCGGCGGATTGAGGGAGGGAACGCACGCGGACGACCTCTCGGCCCGCGAGATGGCGCCTTTTGCCCTCCTCGTGCTCCTCATCTTATGGATAGGCATATACCCCCAGACTCTCGTCAACTCCACCCGGACCAGTCTCGATAACCTGGTGCAATCCACAAAGGAACCCCTGAAGGTCCGTAACGAAATCGCATCCAAAGAAGTGCCCGAGGCCGGAAAAGTGCGCAGGGTATCTGCCGTCGTAAGGGAAGTGTATCGTGACCCTCGATAA
- the nuoJ gene encoding NADH-quinone oxidoreductase subunit J produces the protein MNILFFVAGGVAVVSTIMVVTCSHAVHALLYLVVSLLSTGLIFYVLGAPFAATLEVIIYAGAIMVLFVFVVMMLDLGHAREGGRKNRILPLFAGPVILSSVLLAEIAYAIIKGMERPYPVQMVSPGEVAAELYGPYALGIEIASMLLLAGLAAAFHLARHHKERPAGEDKRR, from the coding sequence ATGAACATTCTCTTTTTTGTCGCGGGCGGAGTCGCCGTAGTGTCTACCATTATGGTGGTCACATGCTCCCATGCCGTGCATGCCCTCCTTTACCTTGTTGTCTCCCTCCTCTCTACAGGCCTTATCTTTTATGTCCTGGGGGCCCCGTTTGCAGCGACACTGGAGGTGATTATTTACGCGGGGGCCATAATGGTGCTCTTCGTCTTCGTAGTCATGATGCTTGACCTTGGACATGCAAGGGAAGGTGGTCGAAAAAACCGTATTCTTCCCCTATTCGCGGGTCCGGTGATCCTCTCTTCCGTCCTGTTAGCCGAGATCGCCTACGCAATCATAAAAGGGATGGAACGTCCTTATCCCGTACAGATGGTCTCTCCCGGGGAGGTCGCCGCGGAACTCTACGGCCCTTATGCACTCGGCATAGAGATTGCGTCGATGCTTCTTCTTGCGGGACTCGCGGCGGCTTTTCATCTGGCGCGCCATCACAAGGAGAGACCGGCAGGGGAGGATAAAAGGCGATGA
- the nuoL gene encoding NADH-quinone oxidoreductase subunit L, with product MIDSLWLIPAWPLAGFVILTLFGSRFPRNSLALLGATPSALSAITASLVMLQFMNHFPGQAPYTLTLWMWLQAGGFSPSISFLLDPLSLTMVLVVSWVGFLILLYSVPYMAGEIGYGRFFAHMNLFVASMLLLVLADNLLLLYLGWEGVGLCSYLLIGFWYQKEENMRAAFKAFFITRIGDVALVFAIFIIYHNLGTLNIQDAMATASADWRAGSATAIAVASLILAGALGKSAQLPLQTWLPDAMAGPTPVSALIHAATMVTAGVYLIARTHIFFSLAPAVQLIVAALGAATILLAGSSALVQRDIKRLLAYSTMSQIGYMFLALGVGAWVAAVFHLVIHAFSKALLFLSAGLVIQALGDERDISRMGGLRKALPLAFWTFFIGSASLAAIPFITGGFFSKEMILSGVWTSPIGGPMLLVAGLAGALITSVYIFRPFFIIFFGKEKGMPEKGSHPAATISLVILSALALMGGYVETPPVLGGVGLFSRFMEKNFPLVTDLSMSGQTALIVLSLLTSLGGIFLAYVWTTREHGYDRDLARAPLGRFLYSGWGFDRLYAIVFVTPFLFLAQLNRNDFLDLWSRGIGRASVAVYRMLCAMQTGNVRWYATFMVLGAIVLIGMVIFL from the coding sequence ATGATTGATTCTCTCTGGCTCATTCCCGCCTGGCCCCTCGCCGGTTTCGTCATACTAACCCTTTTCGGGTCCCGCTTCCCACGGAACTCCCTAGCCCTCCTCGGTGCGACTCCGTCGGCCCTGTCGGCCATAACCGCTTCTCTCGTAATGCTTCAGTTCATGAACCATTTTCCGGGACAAGCCCCCTACACTCTTACCCTTTGGATGTGGCTCCAGGCGGGAGGTTTCAGCCCCTCCATCTCCTTCCTCCTCGATCCCCTCTCCCTGACCATGGTCCTTGTGGTGAGCTGGGTCGGGTTCCTGATTCTCCTCTATTCAGTCCCTTATATGGCTGGCGAAATAGGATATGGCAGGTTCTTCGCCCACATGAACCTTTTTGTAGCCTCTATGCTGCTCCTCGTGCTTGCCGACAACCTGCTCCTCCTTTACCTTGGGTGGGAGGGGGTCGGGTTGTGCAGCTACCTTCTCATAGGCTTCTGGTATCAAAAGGAAGAGAATATGAGGGCGGCCTTTAAGGCGTTTTTTATAACCAGGATCGGCGATGTTGCCCTGGTTTTCGCTATTTTCATCATATACCACAACCTCGGGACCCTTAATATCCAGGATGCAATGGCCACGGCATCCGCTGACTGGCGCGCGGGCTCCGCTACCGCGATTGCCGTGGCTTCCCTGATCCTTGCGGGGGCCCTTGGAAAGTCGGCCCAACTCCCGCTTCAGACGTGGCTTCCCGATGCCATGGCCGGACCGACCCCGGTGAGTGCCCTCATCCATGCGGCAACCATGGTGACGGCCGGGGTATACCTTATCGCCCGTACCCATATATTCTTCTCCCTTGCCCCCGCGGTGCAGTTAATCGTAGCCGCACTCGGGGCGGCGACGATCCTGCTCGCCGGCTCGAGTGCCCTCGTGCAGAGGGATATCAAGCGTCTCCTCGCCTATTCCACCATGAGTCAGATCGGCTATATGTTCTTGGCCCTGGGCGTGGGCGCATGGGTCGCGGCGGTTTTTCACCTTGTGATCCATGCCTTTTCAAAGGCGCTCCTTTTTCTCAGCGCGGGACTGGTCATCCAGGCGCTCGGGGATGAGCGCGATATCTCCCGCATGGGAGGATTAAGGAAGGCACTCCCGTTGGCCTTCTGGACCTTCTTTATCGGCTCGGCTTCTCTGGCTGCAATCCCTTTTATTACCGGGGGGTTTTTCAGCAAAGAGATGATCCTCTCCGGCGTTTGGACATCTCCCATAGGAGGACCCATGCTTTTGGTTGCGGGACTCGCGGGGGCGCTCATTACTTCGGTCTATATATTTCGTCCTTTCTTCATCATCTTTTTCGGTAAGGAAAAGGGCATGCCTGAAAAAGGGAGCCACCCTGCGGCGACTATCAGCCTTGTCATCCTGTCGGCTCTCGCTCTTATGGGAGGGTATGTTGAGACACCGCCGGTCTTGGGAGGCGTCGGTCTTTTCTCCCGATTCATGGAGAAAAACTTCCCGCTCGTCACAGACCTCTCCATGAGCGGGCAGACAGCCCTTATAGTCCTTTCTCTTCTGACTTCATTGGGAGGAATCTTCCTCGCCTATGTTTGGACTACCAGAGAGCACGGATATGACAGAGACCTGGCACGGGCGCCCCTGGGGCGATTCCTCTATTCCGGATGGGGTTTTGACCGTCTCTACGCCATAGTATTCGTAACCCCCTTTCTCTTTCTTGCTCAACTTAACAGAAATGATTTCCTCGATCTCTGGTCCAGGGGTATCGGCAGGGCGAGCGTGGCCGTGTACCGCATGCTTTGCGCCATGCAGACGGGGAACGTGAGGTGGTATGCCACTTTCATGGTCCTGGGGGCAATCGTCCTGATCGGGATGGTGATCTTCCTATGA
- the nuoK gene encoding NADH-quinone oxidoreductase subunit NuoK: MMPLISMEYGLVLAGILFAIGLGGVMARRNMIFILFSLEIMLNAAGLAFIVAGAAWGHADGQVMFIFILAVAASEVAVGLALLLKFREQHKGLETESARQMRG, encoded by the coding sequence ATGATGCCCCTCATATCCATGGAATATGGACTCGTCCTGGCCGGAATTCTCTTTGCCATAGGCTTGGGCGGGGTCATGGCGAGGCGGAATATGATCTTCATTCTCTTCTCGCTCGAAATCATGCTGAATGCCGCAGGACTGGCCTTTATCGTAGCGGGGGCCGCCTGGGGACACGCCGACGGACAGGTAATGTTCATCTTCATCCTTGCGGTAGCTGCCTCCGAAGTAGCGGTCGGCCTCGCCCTCCTGCTGAAATTCCGGGAGCAGCATAAGGGCCTGGAGACGGAGTCCGCGAGGCAGATGAGGGGATAA
- a CDS encoding DUF493 domain-containing protein — MAREDKEPFQFPCSYPLKVMGANTNEFYAAVSSVIEKYIDKSSDLTYHARTSSGGKYLSVTATFKAESRKQLDDIYSELNRHELVLMTL, encoded by the coding sequence ATGGCCAGAGAAGATAAAGAACCTTTTCAGTTTCCGTGCTCTTACCCTCTCAAGGTGATGGGAGCCAACACCAATGAGTTCTATGCGGCGGTAAGCTCGGTTATTGAAAAATACATCGACAAAAGTTCGGACCTCACCTATCATGCCCGGACCAGCTCAGGCGGCAAATATTTATCGGTTACCGCCACCTTCAAGGCAGAAAGCCGGAAGCAGCTCGATGATATCTATAGTGAGCTTAACCGCCACGAATTGGTGCTTATGACTTTATAA